A part of Lacinutrix sp. 5H-3-7-4 genomic DNA contains:
- a CDS encoding YHS domain-containing (seleno)protein: MKVIVYIFLFGIIAAQAQTDYNTKKGFIAEGYDVVSYFNNKAEKGNKNYTATFDGAKYKFSTKAHLEKFNTNPKQYIPQYGGYCAYAIAEKGKKVSINPETFEIRNGKLYLFYNSWGNNTLDSWLENDVKGLIKKADQSWRLISQKD, encoded by the coding sequence ATGAAAGTTATAGTATATATTTTTTTATTTGGCATTATTGCAGCACAAGCGCAAACAGATTATAATACCAAAAAAGGTTTTATAGCTGAAGGCTATGATGTGGTTTCTTATTTTAATAATAAGGCTGAAAAAGGAAATAAAAATTACACTGCAACTTTTGATGGTGCTAAGTATAAATTTAGCACTAAAGCACATTTAGAAAAATTTAACACTAACCCTAAACAATATATTCCACAATATGGCGGTTATTGTGCTTATGCTATAGCAGAAAAAGGAAAGAAAGTATCTATAAATCCTGAAACGTTTGAAATACGTAATGGAAAACTCTATTTATTCTACAATTCTTGGGGAAATAACACATTAGATTCTTGGTTAGAAAACGATGTGAAAGGTTTGATAAAAAAAGCCGACCAAAGTTGGAGATTAATTAGTCAAAAAGATTAA
- a CDS encoding DUF4296 domain-containing protein, whose protein sequence is MKCKLVAIALGFLIFTSCYNVDKPEKPENLLTESEMVAVLTDMAIMSSAKGINKKKIEENGITPNAFIFKKHKIDSTIFSQSNNYYAFNIKTYNEIYDKVKDSLKELREIYKKIEVEEKKEKAKKDSLRKTQKVKIDTVVKLKKSVKSLSK, encoded by the coding sequence ATGAAATGTAAATTAGTCGCAATAGCACTAGGGTTTTTAATTTTCACTTCTTGTTATAATGTAGATAAGCCAGAGAAACCAGAAAATTTACTAACAGAAAGTGAAATGGTAGCTGTATTAACAGATATGGCAATCATGTCTTCGGCTAAAGGTATCAATAAAAAGAAAATTGAAGAAAATGGTATCACTCCAAATGCATTTATTTTTAAAAAACATAAAATAGACAGTACCATTTTTAGCCAAAGTAATAACTACTATGCTTTTAATATTAAAACATATAATGAAATATATGATAAAGTAAAAGATAGTTTAAAAGAGCTAAGAGAGATATACAAAAAAATAGAAGTAGAAGAAAAAAAAGAAAAAGCTAAGAAAGATTCTCTAAGAAAAACTCAAAAGGTAAAAATAGATACTGTAGTTAAATTGAAGAAAAGTGTAAAGTCACTTTCAAAATAA
- a CDS encoding uroporphyrinogen-III synthase, with amino-acid sequence MKVKTILVSQPEPKIENSPYFDLSEKQKVKIDFRPFIHVEGVPSKEIRQQKIDLSKFSAIILTSRNAVDHFFRVAEEMRFKVPDAMKYFCQSEAVAYYLQKYVVYRKRKIYVGKRTFTELSPLIKKYKDENFLLPAADKLKPEVPEVLNGLGVKWKEAVFYKTVISDLSDLENVTYDILVFFSPSGIESLFHNFPDFKQNDTRIAVFGNTTIKAVEAKGLRVDIAAPTPETPSMTMALKKYIAAANKK; translated from the coding sequence ATGAAAGTGAAAACAATTTTAGTCTCGCAACCAGAACCTAAAATAGAAAATTCGCCGTATTTCGATCTATCTGAAAAACAGAAAGTTAAAATCGACTTCAGACCATTTATTCACGTTGAAGGCGTTCCTTCAAAAGAAATAAGACAACAAAAAATTGATTTAAGTAAGTTCTCTGCTATTATTTTAACAAGTAGAAATGCTGTTGATCATTTTTTTCGAGTTGCTGAAGAAATGCGATTTAAAGTGCCAGACGCTATGAAATATTTTTGCCAGTCTGAAGCTGTTGCCTATTATCTGCAAAAATATGTAGTCTATAGAAAGCGTAAAATTTATGTTGGTAAAAGAACCTTTACAGAACTTTCTCCTTTAATTAAAAAATATAAAGATGAAAACTTCTTGCTTCCGGCTGCCGATAAACTGAAGCCTGAAGTACCAGAAGTATTAAATGGTTTAGGCGTAAAATGGAAAGAAGCTGTGTTTTACAAAACAGTAATTAGTGATTTATCTGATTTAGAAAATGTAACTTATGATATTTTAGTATTCTTTAGCCCAAGTGGTATAGAATCTTTATTTCATAATTTTCCAGATTTTAAACAAAACGACACACGTATAGCTGTATTTGGAAACACGACAATAAAAGCTGTAGAAGCTAAAGGTTTAAGAGTAGATATTGCTGCTCCAACACCAGAAACACCTTCTATGACTATGGCTTTAAAAAAGTATATTGCTGCGGCTAACAAAAAGTAA
- a CDS encoding polyprenol monophosphomannose synthase — MRDAIVIIPTYNEIENIETIIRAVFAQQKAFDILVVDDNSPDLTADCVKELQQEFPDRLFLSVRKEKSGLGTAYIHGFKWCLNKHYDYIFEMDADFSHNPKDLERLYHACANKGADLAIGSRYKKGVNVVNWPLGRIILSYGASLYVKLITGMRIQDATAGFICYKRKVLETINLNDIKFIGYAFQIEMKFKAYLKQFKIVEIPVIFTDRTKGKSKLSTSIISEAIFGVIAMKFKSLFNTK, encoded by the coding sequence ATGAGGGACGCTATTGTCATTATCCCAACATATAATGAGATAGAAAATATTGAAACGATAATTAGAGCTGTTTTTGCTCAACAAAAAGCGTTCGATATTTTAGTAGTAGATGATAATTCACCAGATTTAACTGCCGATTGTGTAAAGGAACTTCAGCAAGAATTTCCAGACCGCTTATTTTTAAGTGTAAGAAAAGAAAAATCTGGTTTAGGTACAGCTTACATTCATGGTTTTAAATGGTGTTTAAATAAACACTACGATTATATTTTTGAAATGGATGCCGATTTCTCTCATAACCCTAAAGATCTTGAACGTTTATACCATGCCTGTGCTAATAAAGGTGCAGATTTAGCCATTGGTTCACGTTATAAAAAAGGAGTTAATGTGGTAAATTGGCCACTAGGCAGAATTATTTTATCTTATGGAGCATCATTATATGTTAAACTTATAACAGGAATGCGTATTCAAGATGCAACCGCAGGTTTTATTTGTTATAAAAGAAAAGTTTTAGAAACTATTAATTTAAACGATATTAAATTTATTGGTTACGCTTTTCAAATTGAAATGAAGTTTAAGGCCTATTTAAAGCAATTTAAAATTGTTGAAATACCTGTGATTTTTACAGACAGAACAAAAGGAAAATCTAAATTAAGTACAAGTATAATTTCCGAAGCTATATTTGGAGTAATAGCTATGAAATTTAAAAGTCTATTTAATACAAAATAA
- a CDS encoding dihydroorotase, which translates to MNERITLIKNAKIVNEGKIFEGDILIEGAFITKIASSISPKSADVNIFDAEGKYVIPGAIDDQVHFREPGLTHKANIETESRAAVAGGITSFIEMPNTNPQTTTIEKLNDKFNIAKESSYANYSFMFGGTNDNLEEILKVDPKQVAGLKLFLGSSTGNMLVDNPEVIEKIFSSTDLLISVHCEDEATIRKNTEIYKERYGDDIPVNLHPIIRSEEACYLSSSKAIELAKKTGARLHVFHLSTAKETALFDNKTPLKDKKITAEVCIHHLWFSDKDYDEKGTLIKWNPAVKTENDKEQLLKALLDDKIDVIATDHAPHTIEEKNNVYTKAPSGGPLVQHALPALLEMHHRGQISIEKIVEKMCHNPAILFQVEKRGYIKEGYYADLVIVDLNNPWTVKKDNILYKCGWSPFEGTTFKSRISHTFINGGLAYKNFKFYETKYGKQLTFDR; encoded by the coding sequence ATGAACGAGAGAATTACATTAATTAAAAATGCCAAAATTGTAAATGAAGGCAAAATTTTTGAAGGTGATATTTTAATAGAAGGCGCGTTTATTACTAAAATAGCTAGCTCAATTAGTCCAAAATCTGCCGATGTAAATATCTTTGATGCCGAAGGAAAATATGTTATTCCTGGAGCAATAGACGATCAAGTGCATTTTCGCGAACCTGGTTTAACGCACAAAGCAAATATAGAAACCGAATCTCGTGCAGCTGTAGCTGGTGGTATTACCTCTTTTATAGAAATGCCAAATACAAACCCACAAACCACCACAATAGAAAAATTAAACGATAAATTTAATATAGCAAAAGAAAGCTCTTATGCTAATTACTCGTTTATGTTTGGTGGTACTAATGATAATTTAGAAGAAATTTTAAAAGTAGACCCAAAACAAGTTGCTGGTTTAAAATTATTTTTAGGTTCATCTACAGGAAATATGCTAGTAGATAACCCAGAAGTAATAGAAAAAATATTTTCAAGCACAGATTTGTTAATCTCTGTACATTGTGAAGACGAAGCTACAATTAGAAAAAACACAGAAATATACAAAGAACGATATGGCGATGATATTCCTGTAAACCTACATCCTATTATTAGAAGTGAAGAAGCTTGTTATCTATCATCATCTAAAGCAATAGAATTAGCTAAAAAAACAGGAGCACGATTACACGTTTTTCACCTATCTACAGCTAAAGAAACAGCGCTTTTTGATAATAAGACACCATTAAAAGATAAAAAAATTACAGCAGAAGTTTGTATACATCACCTTTGGTTTAGCGATAAAGATTATGATGAAAAAGGAACATTAATTAAATGGAATCCAGCAGTAAAAACCGAAAATGATAAAGAGCAACTGCTAAAAGCATTATTAGATGATAAAATAGATGTAATTGCAACAGATCATGCACCACATACTATAGAAGAAAAAAATAACGTTTATACAAAAGCACCAAGTGGTGGACCATTGGTGCAACATGCATTGCCAGCGTTATTAGAGATGCATCATCGTGGACAAATTTCTATTGAAAAAATAGTAGAAAAAATGTGCCATAATCCAGCAATTCTATTTCAGGTAGAAAAAAGAGGATACATTAAAGAAGGCTATTATGCAGATCTAGTAATTGTAGATTTAAATAATCCTTGGACAGTAAAAAAAGATAATATTTTATATAAATGTGGTTGGTCTCCTTTTGAAGGGACAACCTTTAAATCACGTATTTCTCACACTTTTATAAATGGAGGTTTAGCGTATAAAAACTTTAAGTTTTATGAAACTAAATATGGGAAACAATTAACTTTCGATAGATAA
- a CDS encoding DUF4271 domain-containing protein produces the protein MLRTTNFLEIYTILLVACLVILAVAKLIFPKRFHDFTAIVFNFRYLKVYGRDQKFLDVFEGLLFANLIIGLSIFSLLSYKTFFILNTQNVSLLLLKIALGISIFMLIKVLIERLISSIFNLDFILKNYLFEKISYKNFLGLLLIPINAVLLYSISPTKTILIILGLALVLIQFIGIIFFFKKNLSLIKKHMFYFILYLCTLEISPYVILYKSFTTL, from the coding sequence ATGTTAAGAACTACAAATTTTTTAGAAATTTACACCATTTTATTAGTAGCTTGCTTGGTAATACTTGCCGTTGCTAAACTTATTTTCCCTAAAAGGTTTCATGATTTTACGGCTATAGTATTTAATTTTAGATATTTAAAAGTTTATGGTAGAGACCAAAAATTTTTAGATGTTTTTGAAGGTTTACTTTTTGCAAATCTTATTATTGGTTTATCAATATTTAGCTTATTAAGCTATAAGACCTTTTTTATTTTAAACACGCAAAATGTTTCGCTATTACTATTAAAAATAGCACTTGGCATTAGTATATTTATGTTAATCAAAGTTTTAATTGAACGTTTAATTAGCAGTATTTTTAACTTAGATTTTATTTTAAAAAATTATCTGTTCGAGAAAATAAGTTATAAAAACTTTTTAGGCTTACTACTTATACCAATAAATGCAGTGCTGTTATATAGCATTTCTCCTACCAAAACAATACTAATTATACTAGGTTTAGCATTGGTTTTAATACAGTTTATAGGCATTATTTTCTTTTTTAAAAAGAATCTTAGTTTAATAAAGAAACATATGTTTTATTTTATTTTGTATCTTTGCACACTTGAAATTTCACCTTATGTGATTTTGTACAAGTCATTTACAACATTGTAA
- a CDS encoding NAD-dependent epimerase/dehydratase family protein — protein sequence MILVTGGTGLVGAHLLYKLVNENKKVRAIYRNKKKFDTVKRIFSYYTTNTEALFNSIEWHEANLNNIPALNDAFKGITEVYHCAAFVSFEPDKFKLLKKTNIEGTANIVNLCLSHTIKKLCYVSSIAAIGSTINNKPITEETEWQTEKDNSVYAITKYGAEMEVWRGTQEGLDAVIVNPGIIIGPGIWKYGSGSLITKVYRGLPFYSKGITGYVGVNDVVSAMVSLMQSNIKNERFILVAENLSFEAFTKTVAKYLNVKPPKKEVKKWQLQLFWRLDWLKHKLTGKRRLISKHNADSALSQDFYSHAKIKNALNFEFESIEKTIKNISKYFLKNK from the coding sequence ATGATTTTAGTTACAGGAGGAACAGGCTTAGTTGGCGCTCATTTACTTTATAAATTAGTAAATGAAAACAAAAAGGTGCGCGCTATTTACCGAAACAAGAAAAAATTTGACACTGTTAAACGTATTTTTTCTTATTACACAACTAACACCGAAGCCTTATTTAATAGTATTGAATGGCATGAAGCGAATTTAAATAACATTCCTGCCCTTAATGATGCTTTTAAGGGTATAACCGAGGTTTACCATTGTGCTGCTTTTGTTTCTTTTGAGCCAGACAAATTTAAGTTATTAAAAAAAACAAATATCGAAGGTACCGCAAACATTGTTAATTTATGTTTATCACATACTATTAAAAAGCTTTGTTATGTAAGCTCTATTGCTGCTATTGGCTCTACTATTAACAATAAGCCAATTACAGAAGAGACAGAGTGGCAAACTGAAAAAGACAATAGTGTTTACGCCATTACTAAATATGGTGCAGAAATGGAAGTTTGGCGTGGCACTCAAGAAGGTTTAGATGCTGTAATTGTAAATCCTGGAATTATTATTGGTCCTGGAATATGGAAGTATGGTAGTGGTAGCTTAATTACAAAAGTATATCGTGGACTTCCTTTTTACTCAAAGGGAATTACTGGCTATGTTGGTGTAAACGATGTTGTTAGTGCTATGGTTTCACTTATGCAGTCTAACATAAAAAATGAACGTTTTATTTTAGTTGCAGAAAATTTATCTTTTGAAGCATTTACTAAAACTGTGGCTAAATACTTAAATGTAAAACCTCCTAAAAAAGAAGTTAAGAAATGGCAGTTGCAATTATTCTGGAGGTTAGACTGGCTTAAGCATAAACTTACGGGAAAAAGAAGACTTATAAGTAAACATAATGCAGACTCTGCATTATCTCAAGATTTTTATAGTCATGCTAAAATTAAAAATGCTCTCAATTTTGAATTTGAGAGCATTGAAAAAACAATTAAAAATATTTCTAAATATTTTTTAAAAAATAAATAG
- the tyrS gene encoding tyrosine--tRNA ligase, with translation MANKFVEELRWRGMVHDIMPGTEEQLSKEMTTAYIGFDPTSDSLHIGSLVPIILLVHLEKAGHKPVALVGGATGMIGDPSGKSDERNLLDEKALAHNVQGIKNVLSRFLDFNSTKKNAPVLVNNYDWMKNFSFIDFARDVGKRLTVNYMMAKDSVKKRLSGEEGSVGMSFTEFTYQLIQGYDFYYLHKEMDCKLQMGGSDQWGNITTGTELVRRMNVGDETAKAYAMTCPLITKADGSKFGKSEGGNVWLDTDKTSVYKFYQFWLNTTDEDAEKYIKIFTFLDKETIENLVAEHKETPHLRLLQKQLAKEVTTFVHSEADFLNAEKASGILFSKTFNEDIRTLDEKLFLDVFEGVPQAELPKADLDNGIDMIAALAAKTNFLNSNGEARRALKENAVSVNKEKVKEDYLITNKDLINGKYVVLNKGKKNTYIIKVV, from the coding sequence ATGGCAAATAAATTTGTAGAAGAATTACGTTGGAGAGGAATGGTACATGATATCATGCCTGGAACCGAAGAGCAATTAAGTAAAGAAATGACCACAGCTTATATTGGTTTCGACCCTACTAGTGACTCTTTACACATAGGAAGTTTAGTACCTATAATTTTATTAGTGCATTTAGAAAAAGCAGGACACAAACCAGTAGCTTTAGTTGGTGGAGCAACAGGAATGATTGGTGATCCATCTGGAAAAAGCGACGAGCGTAATTTACTTGATGAAAAAGCATTAGCACACAATGTTCAAGGTATAAAAAATGTTTTGTCTCGTTTTTTAGACTTTAACTCTACCAAAAAAAATGCTCCAGTATTAGTAAATAACTACGACTGGATGAAAAACTTTAGCTTTATAGACTTTGCTCGTGATGTTGGAAAACGTTTAACCGTAAATTACATGATGGCTAAAGACTCTGTTAAAAAACGTTTGTCTGGCGAAGAAGGAAGCGTTGGTATGAGTTTTACAGAGTTTACTTACCAGTTAATTCAAGGTTACGATTTTTACTACTTGCATAAAGAAATGGACTGCAAACTCCAAATGGGAGGAAGCGACCAATGGGGAAACATTACTACAGGAACAGAGCTAGTAAGACGTATGAATGTTGGTGATGAGACTGCTAAGGCCTACGCCATGACGTGTCCATTAATAACAAAAGCAGATGGTTCTAAATTTGGAAAAAGCGAAGGTGGTAATGTTTGGTTAGATACAGATAAAACTTCGGTTTATAAATTTTACCAGTTTTGGTTAAATACTACAGATGAAGATGCCGAAAAGTATATTAAAATATTTACTTTTTTAGATAAAGAAACTATTGAAAATCTTGTAGCAGAACATAAAGAAACACCACACTTACGTTTACTACAAAAACAATTAGCTAAAGAAGTAACAACATTTGTACATAGCGAAGCAGATTTTTTAAACGCAGAAAAAGCATCGGGTATATTATTTAGCAAGACTTTTAATGAAGATATAAGAACATTAGACGAAAAATTATTTTTAGATGTTTTTGAAGGTGTACCACAAGCCGAACTGCCTAAAGCAGATTTAGATAACGGTATAGATATGATTGCTGCTCTTGCTGCTAAAACCAATTTTTTAAACAGTAATGGTGAAGCTAGACGTGCACTAAAAGAAAACGCGGTTTCTGTAAATAAAGAAAAAGTAAAAGAAGACTATTTAATTACCAATAAAGATTTAATTAATGGTAAGTATGTAGTATTAAATAAAGGAAAGAAAAACACGTATATAATTAAAGTAGTATAA